The genomic region GCGCGGTTGACGCGAAAACTGATGGAAAGCGCCGTGCAGCCAATCAGCAATGCGGTAACACCACTGGCCAGTACCGTAGTGGCAACGCTGGTGTTCGCGCTCTGATTGAGGGTTTCCAGCATCTGAAAAACAAACACCAGTCCGGCGGTCAGCGGCGGAAAGGGTTTGAGCGCCAGTGCCACCGGATTCGAGATATTGGGCAGGCGCCAGGAAGGACGGCGGGTAGAAAGAAACGCCCTGCCGAGTCCGGCAATCAGTCCGCAGATAATACTCAGCCCAACCAGCTTATCGGCAAAGGTGCGCACATCATCCACCACCTCACTATGTCGGGTAAATGCAAGGTTAAGGAAATTGAACGCCAGCGCCACCGCAACCAGCGTGGTTATTGCCGTTGCGGCAGCCAGGAAGCTGCGGCGCAGTCGCCCTTCCGGCAGCAGATGGATGCCCACCCATGCCAGAAACTGCTCAAGATAACGCCGTCCCTGGCTGGCAACCAGCACCGCCAGCAATATCCAAATCACCGTCCCCAGACGCCAGTCCGGTTGCCATGAGAGCGTAGCGGTGTTAGCCAACTCGCTGAGGAAATCGCTGATTCTGGCACCATCATCACTCTCGGTGTTGAACATCGGCGCCCAGAAACGCGGACCAAAAAAACTGCCTGTATTGAGCGCAAGCTGGGTTTTTAACCCTTCACGGCGCAGGCTGACAATCTGCGCAGAGAGATTAATCGCCCCGCTCTTAATCGACTCAGCCTGCTGAACCTGGTCGTCGATCTTTGCTTTCTGGTTTTCCAGATTCTTACGCTTGCTGGTCACTTCAGCGGTTTCTTTTACGCCGCTGTCCGCTTTCGGTGCTGGTCCCAGCACACCCAGCTGTGCCTGTAACTGCGTCCGCTGAGGCGTAATCCCCTGGATCAACGTGTCGGCATCGCCAGAAAGTTCAATGGCCATATCATTCAGCGCGGACAGGCGGCCGTCATTGGTTTCGCCCGAGACCTGCTGCTTGATTTTATCCAGCACCTTTTGCATTTTCGGCAGTTCAACCGCCGCATTGACTTTTACCGGCGCTTCGCCTGCCTGCTGGCTGGCCTCATCGCTGGCAGCATGGACCATCCCCGTCAGCAGGGTGACAAAAACTAACAGACAAAGGCGAAAGAGGTTTCGTAAATCAGACATGAAAAATTCCGGATAAAAAACAGGATCGCTAAACGCGCGTCCACCTGGGTGAACGCTGCATTTATCCTGCCTGCAACGGCAGGATAAAGTTAATTACTCAATGACGTCAGCTGCACCGTCATTACTGACCATTTCCGCTGCCTTCTGCTTTTTATAGCTCAGTGCGGCAGGCGGGACCGGCGAAATCTTGCCGGTTTCCAGCCAGTTTCGCAGACGATTGGCGTCAGCAAAATGGGTATATTTCCCAAAAGCGTCCAGCACCACCAGCGCGACCGGGCGCTGATTAATCACCGTGCGCATCACCAGGCAATGACCTGCCTGATTGGTAAAGCCAGTTTTTGTCAGCTGAATATGCCAGTCAGGCCGGTACACCAGATGATTGGTGTTGCGGAATGGCAGAGTGTAGTTCGGACTTCTGAAGGTCGCCATCTGCTCATGGGTGGTACTGAGTTCACCGATCAGGGGATAGCGTTTGGTGGCAATCAGTAGCTTCGTCAGATCGCGTGCGGTGGAAACATTGAAAATTGACAGCCCGGTCGGCTCAACGTAGCGGGTACTGGTCATGCCCAATGCATGTGCTTTCGCATTCATTGCGCGAATGAACGCGTCATAGCCACCGGGATAATGATGCGCCAGACTGGCTGCAGCACGGTTTTCTGACGACATCAGCGCCAGCAACATCATATTTTTACGACTGATTTCGCTGTTCAGCCGCACTCGCGAATAAACGCCGCGCATTTCCGGCGTGTGGCTGATATCGACACTGAGCATTTCATCCATCGGCTGGTGGGCATCCAGCGCAACCATCACCGTCATCAGTTTGGTGATCGAGGCCATTGGCCGAACCAGATCCGGGTGGCTGGCATAGATCACGTTGTTATTATTCAGATCAACAATCATGGCGCTGCCAGAGGCAATCTCCGGCTGGGTGGCGAGCTGTGCCTGGCGGGGACTGGCGCTGGCCGGATGCAGGAAAACCGCGCCGGAGAAAAGGAAAGCCAGACTGAGAAACGACAAGCGAATTTTTGCAGGCATCTTAAAAAACTTAACCGGGTGGTGATTCATGTGCAGCCTTGCTGCACGCCGCCACCGCGCTGTGCAGGCTTCACGGGGCTGGCCTGCGTATCATACGCCGCATATTTAGTAGTTTCCTAAAGTTTATTCGTTTCCAGGCGTTAATGGCGTGTTGACCTGAGGAAGACAAGATCCGGTTGTGCGTCATTTCGGCAGTCAGGTACTGCAGCAGGGTCTTAGCCCCGCCGCACGCACGTTAAGCATGGCCCCACTCAAACGGACGAGCAAGATTAAACCAGCTGATAACCATAGCCCCAAAGCAACACCGTCAGGGCCAGCAGAACTTCAAGAACCAGCACTCCAATTGCCAGTGTCGAACCGGTGAAGCACAGGCTTTCCTGCTGCTCAATATTTAAAAAGGTCGGGATACCGACGTAAAGCAGGTAGCCGGTATATAACAACGCCAGTGCGCCAACCAGAACGCAGAGCCACACCAGTGGATAGAGTGCAACCAGCCCGCTGATAAACAGTGGCGTGGTAACATAACCGGCAAAGACCGTGCAGCGAGTCCGCTCAGGGCGCTGTGGAAAATCCCGTGCCATCCAGTGAATAACACGGCCCATCACCGCCCCCCCCGCCAGAATCAGCGCATAAAACAATACCGCTAACCCTTCCGCTGGCTAACGACAGCGGAAGGGTTAGCGGCGCCCCCAGATCCCAACCGATTTGCGTCGTGCCGACAAATGCACAGATCACCGGAATCAGCGCCATAAGTAAAACATGGTGCATGTAGTGATGAGATACAGTTTCATTTTCCCGCCGGATATGGCGCATCTCCTGGCCAGGATGCACCAGCAGTCCCCAGACATGATTCATATTTTCACTCCTCTGCTACGAAAGGTGGCCGCCTCATCGGCGTATCGTCTGAAGTATAAAAGGTGCCACACTGTTTGTTTTTTAATCTGCGCCGCAACACACTAATCAGTTCAATTTTCGACGAAAAAACTGCCTTCGACGCAATTTAAACACCAGTGTATAGACTCAATGTTTGCAGACTAAAAATCGCGGATGGCAGAGGACGGCCAGCAGCAAATTCAGACGCTGACAGAACCTGCAGGCTGTCAACAGCCATAAGGAGAACAGGCAAATGTATGTCAATCATCTGATGACGCAATATGGTTATCTGGCGCTGTTTATCGGCTGCCTGGCGGAGGGGGAAACCTTTACTGTACGGCGTCGCGGCACATCAGGGGCTGCTCCACTATGGCGTAGTGGTGCTGACGACCAAACCCGGCGGCATTCTGGGGGACACTGCCCTGTTTTTTTATTGGACGTTATTATGACCCGACCGTCCTGAAACGATGCCATAAACATCAGACACAAATTGCCCGCGCCAACAGGCTGATTCGCAAACGTCTGGTGCTTTTTGTTATTGGAGTGTGCTTTATATATGGCCTGCGCATTATCGGTGCCAGCAAGCTGAAGCCTCAAGAATTCCTGCTATTTAATGTCATTGGCACGACACTGTGGGCATTAATTTTTGTTTCTTTGGGTTACGCAGGGGGACAAGTGATAGCCCCCTGGCTGCACAAGCTGGAACAGCATCTGAAACCGCTGTTCTGACTGGTACTGTTGGCTGTGCTGGTCAGGTTCGTCGACGCAACCGATCCCGACTGGCTGGCCACGCTGGAAGCGATCGAAAAGCGGCTGGTGAGCGACAGTCTGGTGCGACGCTATAATATGGAGGAAACGCCCGCTGACGGACTTAATGGCGACGAAGGGGATTTCGCCGCCTGCTCGTTCTGGTACGTCGAATGTCTGGCGCGGGCGGGGCGCATTTATCAGGCCCACATTGAATTTGAAAAGCACCTACGTTATGCCAGTCCACCCGGACTTTATGCAGAAAAGTTCGATAAACAGGGTTATGCGCTTTGCAACACACCGCAGGCACTGAGCCATTTGGCTTTAATTAGCGCACCCTGTTTCCTTAATAGCAAGCTTGATGGCGACAATCCACTCTGGCAGCCCTGAAACAGGTATTTTTATTGGCGCCTGCTTTTCTTTACAGAAAATTCTGGCTAAATATGACTGTGAAGGGATAAATCACGGTTTATTCCTGCCGGATTATGACCATATAATGTGCAACTGGTTGCACCTGTCGGTACAGGTTCATTTATCCACTGATTACATGGCGCTTTACCTGAAAAATATGAAAAAGAGCATCCGCGCATTTGCCGCTTTAGCCCTGACTCTGACTCTGACTGCTTACAGCCAGTCGGCCTCAGCCATTGTTTACTCTCTGCCTGCGGCCAACAGTCGTCTTATCGGTGAGAATATTGAAGTCACCCTGCCCCAGGACAACAAGCTGCCGCTTGAGGCTTTTGCTGCCCAGTACCAAATGGGCCTGAGCAACATACTGGAAGCCAACCCAGGTGTGGACGTCTACCTGCCCAAAGGAGGATCTAAGCTGATCATCCCTCAGCAACTTCTTCTGCCTGACGCCCCGCGTGAAGGCATCGTGATCAACAGCGCGGAAATGCGCCTTTACTACTACCCTAAAGGCACCAAAACTGTGGTGGTGCTGCCCATTGGCGTTGGCGAACTGGGTAAGGACACGCCGATCAACTGGACGACCAAGGTTGAACGTAAAAAAGACGGCCCAACCTGGACGCCAACCAAGAAGATGCATGAAGATTCGGTTGCAGCGAGTTCACCGCTGCCAGCCTACTTCCCTCCAGGCCCGGATAACCCAATGGGCCTGTACGCCCTTTATATTGGACGCCTGTATGCCATTCATGGCACCAACGCTAACTTTGGTATCGGCCTGCGCGTCAGCCACGGCTGCGTGCGTCTGCGGGCCGATGATATTAAATGGCTGTTTGACAATGTTCCTGTGGGTACCCGGGTGCAGTTTATCGATCAGCCGATTAAGGCGTCCGTCGAGCCGGATGGCTCACGGTTGGTTGAAGTGCATAACCCGCTTTCCCAGACCCAGGAGCAGTTCAACTCCCGCGAGCCAGTTCCACTGAGCATCACGCCAGCGGTCAATAAAGTGGTGAGCGATGCCAGCGTTGACAGCAATGCACTGGAAAGTGCGCTGAAAACCCGCAGTGGTATGCCGGTTAAACTGAATACCGGTGCCGATAACAGCTTTGCAAAGCCGGTCGCCGCACCACAACAGTCGCAAGAGGCACAGCCAAATGAAGCGCCGATGACCTCAGTGACAGATC from Erwinia tracheiphila harbors:
- the pbpG gene encoding D-alanyl-D-alanine endopeptidase, producing the protein MPAKIRLSFLSLAFLFSGAVFLHPASASPRQAQLATQPEIASGSAMIVDLNNNNVIYASHPDLVRPMASITKLMTVMVALDAHQPMDEMLSVDISHTPEMRGVYSRVRLNSEISRKNMMLLALMSSENRAAASLAHHYPGGYDAFIRAMNAKAHALGMTSTRYVEPTGLSIFNVSTARDLTKLLIATKRYPLIGELSTTHEQMATFRSPNYTLPFRNTNHLVYRPDWHIQLTKTGFTNQAGHCLVMRTVINQRPVALVVLDAFGKYTHFADANRLRNWLETGKISPVPPAALSYKKQKAAEMVSNDGAADVIE
- a CDS encoding L,D-transpeptidase family protein, with the translated sequence MKKSIRAFAALALTLTLTAYSQSASAIVYSLPAANSRLIGENIEVTLPQDNKLPLEAFAAQYQMGLSNILEANPGVDVYLPKGGSKLIIPQQLLLPDAPREGIVINSAEMRLYYYPKGTKTVVVLPIGVGELGKDTPINWTTKVERKKDGPTWTPTKKMHEDSVAASSPLPAYFPPGPDNPMGLYALYIGRLYAIHGTNANFGIGLRVSHGCVRLRADDIKWLFDNVPVGTRVQFIDQPIKASVEPDGSRLVEVHNPLSQTQEQFNSREPVPLSITPAVNKVVSDASVDSNALESALKTRSGMPVKLNTGADNSFAKPVAAPQQSQEAQPNEAPMTSVTDQEANTSVPAGNVPANSEVPQSGETPPAASSDNGFVVPSQPGPVYENKATSDSTATQP